A single region of the Novosphingobium sp. SL115 genome encodes:
- a CDS encoding N-formylglutamate amidohydrolase, producing MNRDGDKAGDSVLVQGGAVPGNPGTPAFSLKMIDPSPIPVVIAVPHAGRAYATSLLDRMRHPAFAAPRLEDRYADLLGDAVSKETGAALLVAHAPRAMLDLNRASDDVDWEMLSAPPADASADKGHGSGFPQVTGRRARSGLGLVPRRLPGLGELWKRRLDHCELTERIAAIHQPYHAVLAETLEGIRDRWGAALLIDLHSMPPLAARSPGEKAPEFVIGDRFGASCDGGIVASAFSHLAESARRAAHNRPYAGGFVLERHAARQEGLHCLQIEIDRTCYLDSRMAEPGPGFAATIDLLIGLVRRLAVDVADLGRTSNRGRWRAAAE from the coding sequence ATGAATCGTGATGGCGATAAGGCGGGTGATTCGGTGCTGGTCCAGGGGGGCGCAGTGCCCGGCAATCCCGGCACCCCAGCATTTTCTCTCAAGATGATCGATCCTTCACCGATTCCCGTGGTGATCGCCGTGCCCCACGCCGGTCGGGCCTATGCCACATCGCTGCTTGATCGCATGCGCCACCCCGCCTTTGCCGCGCCCCGATTGGAGGATCGCTACGCCGATCTTCTGGGCGATGCCGTGTCAAAGGAAACCGGTGCAGCGCTGCTGGTGGCCCATGCTCCGCGCGCCATGCTCGACCTAAACCGGGCGAGCGACGATGTGGACTGGGAAATGTTGAGCGCCCCTCCGGCTGATGCCTCTGCGGATAAAGGGCATGGCAGCGGTTTTCCGCAGGTCACTGGCCGCCGGGCGCGCAGCGGATTGGGGCTGGTGCCGCGTCGCTTGCCGGGACTGGGCGAATTGTGGAAGCGGCGGCTCGATCATTGCGAACTGACCGAACGCATCGCTGCGATTCATCAGCCCTACCACGCTGTGCTGGCGGAAACGCTGGAAGGCATTCGTGATCGCTGGGGCGCCGCGCTGTTGATCGATCTGCATTCGATGCCGCCGCTTGCTGCCCGCTCACCGGGTGAAAAAGCGCCTGAATTTGTGATCGGGGATCGTTTCGGCGCATCGTGTGACGGCGGCATCGTCGCCTCGGCGTTCAGTCATCTTGCCGAATCGGCACGGCGCGCGGCGCATAACCGCCCTTACGCAGGCGGTTTCGTGCTGGAACGTCATGCTGCCCGCCAAGAAGGCCTGCACTGTCTGCAGATCGAGATTGATCGTACTTGCTATCTTGATTCGCGCATGGCTGAACCTGGCCCCGGCTTCGCCGCGACAATAGATCTGCTGATCGGGCTGGTCCGGCGCCTTGCCGTGGATGTGGCTGATTTGGGCCGGACGTCCAATCGCGGACGCTGGCGCGCAGCCGCCGAATAG
- a CDS encoding DEAD/DEAH box helicase, protein MKFADLGLSDELLQSVLDAGYDEPTPIQAQAIPAVLMMKDIIGIAQTGTGKTAGFVLPMIDILAHGRRRALMPRSLILEPTRELAAQVAENFEKYGKNHDLKMALLIGGVQMGDQVKALQDGVDVLIATPGRLMDLFERGKILLTGCDMLVIDEADRMLDMGFIPDIENICTKLPAQRQTLLFSATMPPPIKKLADKFLTNPKSIEVARPASTNTSIVQHKVRCASRQKREVLRHLLRTDNVTTAIIFANRKTTVRELAKSLQSHGFAAGEIHGDMDQNARNAELQKFKDGGINILCASDVAARGLDVKGVSHVFNFDTPWHPDDYVHRIGRTGRGGATGRAFTLVSDEDLESIENVEKLQGTKIPEFKLELPGKEERKPREAKPERRPERTEDAREEPKREKRRERPERPAREDRKARLEREQRPEQRNDARPPHEERSYQRRDSIDPPSKPGEWNGPIPEFLAVSAL, encoded by the coding sequence ATGAAGTTTGCCGACCTCGGCCTCTCGGATGAATTGCTCCAGTCGGTGCTTGATGCCGGTTATGATGAGCCAACTCCGATCCAGGCGCAGGCGATCCCCGCAGTTCTGATGATGAAGGACATTATCGGCATCGCCCAGACCGGCACCGGTAAGACTGCCGGCTTCGTGCTGCCGATGATCGATATTCTGGCTCATGGCCGCCGCCGCGCGCTGATGCCGCGTTCGCTTATTCTTGAACCCACCCGCGAGCTGGCCGCGCAAGTTGCCGAAAACTTTGAAAAGTATGGCAAGAACCACGACCTTAAAATGGCGCTGCTCATTGGCGGTGTGCAGATGGGCGATCAGGTAAAGGCTCTTCAAGACGGCGTTGACGTGCTCATCGCCACGCCCGGCCGCCTGATGGACTTGTTCGAACGTGGCAAGATCCTGCTGACCGGCTGCGATATGTTGGTGATTGACGAAGCCGACCGCATGCTCGACATGGGTTTCATCCCCGACATCGAGAATATCTGCACCAAGCTTCCGGCACAGCGTCAGACCCTGCTGTTTTCGGCCACTATGCCGCCGCCGATCAAGAAGCTGGCGGACAAGTTCCTGACGAACCCCAAATCGATTGAGGTCGCCCGCCCGGCCAGCACCAATACCAGCATTGTCCAACACAAGGTGCGTTGCGCCTCGCGGCAGAAGCGGGAAGTCCTTCGCCACCTGCTGCGCACCGACAATGTCACCACCGCCATTATCTTTGCCAACCGCAAGACGACGGTGCGCGAACTGGCCAAATCACTGCAAAGTCACGGCTTTGCCGCTGGCGAAATCCATGGCGACATGGACCAGAACGCCCGCAACGCCGAACTGCAGAAGTTCAAGGACGGCGGCATCAACATCCTGTGCGCGTCCGACGTCGCCGCACGCGGGCTTGATGTGAAGGGCGTCAGCCACGTCTTCAATTTTGACACCCCTTGGCATCCGGACGATTATGTCCACCGCATCGGCCGCACCGGTCGCGGCGGTGCCACTGGCCGCGCGTTCACGCTGGTTTCGGACGAAGATCTCGAATCCATCGAGAACGTCGAAAAGCTGCAGGGCACCAAAATCCCGGAATTCAAGCTCGAACTGCCGGGTAAGGAAGAGCGCAAGCCCCGCGAGGCAAAGCCCGAACGACGTCCTGAGCGGACCGAAGACGCCCGCGAAGAGCCCAAGCGCGAAAAGCGCAGAGAGCGGCCTGAACGTCCCGCCCGCGAAGATCGCAAGGCTCGCCTCGAACGCGAACAGCGCCCAGAACAGCGCAACGATGCCCGGCCTCCGCATGAAGAACGCAGCTACCAGCGCCGCGACTCCATCGACCCGCCGAGCAAACCCGGCGAATGGAATGGCCCGATCCCCGAATTTCTGGCCGTATCCGCGCTGTAA
- the cpdR gene encoding cell cycle two-component system response regulator CpdR: MIRILLAEDEEAMRTYLSRALENAGYSVVAVDRGTAAVPLLEREHFDLLLSDIVMPEMDGIELAQRCAEISPSTKVMFITGFAAVTLKANREAPQARVLSKPFHLRDLVLEVERVFEEASFTGTRQP, encoded by the coding sequence ATGATCCGCATTCTGCTCGCCGAAGATGAAGAGGCGATGCGCACTTATCTGTCCCGCGCGCTGGAGAATGCCGGTTACAGCGTTGTCGCGGTCGACCGTGGCACTGCCGCTGTGCCGCTGCTGGAACGCGAACATTTCGATCTGCTGCTGTCCGACATTGTGATGCCGGAAATGGACGGGATCGAACTGGCGCAGCGTTGCGCCGAAATCAGCCCATCCACCAAAGTCATGTTCATTACCGGCTTTGCCGCCGTAACGCTCAAAGCCAATCGTGAAGCCCCGCAGGCGCGCGTGCTGTCCAAGCCGTTCCACTTGCGCGATCTGGTGCTGGAAGTGGAACGGGTGTTTGAAGAAGCATCCTTTACCGGCACGCGACAGCCCTGA
- a CDS encoding FAD-binding oxidoreductase: MAQARLAGLVMHHTFLDAAANLLGPKGLTTQSDDIEPWLTDWRGRYTGKAIALASPASTAEVAALVRLCAAHGVKIVPQGGNSGMSGGATPFDGGDELLLSLRRMNRITALDRAARTATCEAGVILQILHEAAEAEGLRFPLSLGGKGSATIGGLVSTNAGGTQVLRHGSMRALVLGLEGVLADGSVLNQLVPLKKDNRGFDLKQVLIGSEGTLGIVTAATLKLEPGIAGRSVMWAGTASLQDARALLLLAQDMAGDLLEGFEVLPQHSLEAVMAYMPDVRAPLADTYAWHALIELVAGDTETAARLPDIAENLLGAALERGLIGDATIAASEDQAERLWLIRESISPAERAIGPAMQHDISVPVEKMPAFVEAAVPALESAWPGTMAVCFGHLGDGNVHFHVIAPPGSDRTQWEAGDGKAISAQVHDMVTDWGGSISAEHGIGRLKRDELARLGDPTMLAMMRAIKHALDPHGLLNPGKLV, from the coding sequence ATGGCGCAGGCAAGGCTAGCCGGTCTGGTCATGCACCACACCTTCCTTGATGCAGCCGCAAATCTGCTTGGCCCCAAAGGCCTGACCACCCAGTCCGATGACATCGAGCCATGGCTGACCGACTGGCGTGGGCGCTACACCGGCAAGGCCATAGCCCTCGCCTCGCCCGCCAGCACGGCCGAAGTGGCAGCGCTGGTCCGGCTTTGCGCAGCACATGGGGTGAAGATCGTGCCCCAAGGCGGCAACAGCGGCATGTCGGGCGGTGCAACGCCGTTCGATGGCGGGGATGAATTGCTGCTGTCGCTGCGGCGCATGAACCGGATCACCGCACTGGATCGCGCGGCCCGAACGGCAACATGCGAAGCAGGCGTGATCCTGCAGATCCTGCACGAGGCTGCGGAAGCCGAAGGTTTGCGCTTTCCGCTGTCACTGGGGGGCAAGGGATCGGCCACCATCGGCGGGCTGGTATCGACAAATGCGGGCGGAACGCAGGTTTTGCGCCACGGATCGATGCGCGCGCTGGTGCTGGGGCTGGAAGGCGTTCTGGCCGACGGATCAGTGCTGAACCAGCTTGTCCCGCTGAAAAAGGACAATCGCGGGTTCGACCTGAAGCAGGTGCTGATCGGGTCGGAAGGAACGCTGGGAATTGTCACCGCAGCGACCCTGAAACTGGAGCCGGGCATTGCAGGGCGCAGCGTGATGTGGGCAGGCACGGCGTCGCTGCAGGATGCGCGCGCTCTGCTGCTGCTGGCGCAGGACATGGCCGGAGATTTGCTGGAAGGGTTTGAGGTTCTACCCCAGCACAGTCTGGAAGCGGTGATGGCCTATATGCCTGATGTGCGCGCGCCGCTGGCGGACACCTATGCGTGGCATGCCCTGATCGAACTGGTGGCGGGCGATACCGAAACGGCTGCGCGTCTGCCCGACATTGCCGAAAACCTGCTGGGTGCGGCGTTAGAGCGCGGATTGATTGGCGATGCGACGATTGCCGCCAGCGAGGATCAGGCCGAGCGGCTGTGGCTGATCCGCGAATCGATTTCTCCGGCAGAGCGCGCCATCGGGCCTGCGATGCAGCACGACATTTCCGTTCCGGTGGAAAAGATGCCCGCCTTTGTCGAAGCCGCCGTGCCTGCGCTGGAAAGCGCATGGCCGGGCACGATGGCGGTGTGTTTTGGCCATCTGGGCGACGGTAATGTCCATTTTCATGTGATCGCTCCGCCAGGCAGCGACCGCACACAGTGGGAAGCGGGCGATGGCAAGGCGATCAGCGCGCAGGTCCACGACATGGTAACCGATTGGGGCGGATCGATTTCTGCCGAGCACGGCATTGGCCGCCTGAAGCGTGACGAACTGGCACGACTGGGGGATCCGACGATGCTGGCGATGATGCGGGCGATCAAGCACGCGCTTGACCCGCACGGCCTGCTAAACCCCGGAAAGCTGGTGTAA
- a CDS encoding crotonase/enoyl-CoA hydratase family protein — protein MSEAEVLTEVDGNVLIVTINRPDAKNAMNKAAAEGIAAAMDRLDAEADLRCAILTGAGGTFCSGMDLKGFLRGESPSIPGRGFGGLSEWTPKKPIIAAVDGYALAGGMELALSCDLIVASAASKFGIPEAKRGLAAAAGGLIKLPRQIPPRIAMELALTGDFITAQRAYELGFINQITEGPSIDGAKALAARIAENGPLALIASKGIVRDSHEWTEAEMWKKQGAYIAPVFSSSDAREGAAAFAEKRKPNWQGK, from the coding sequence ATGAGCGAGGCAGAAGTCCTTACCGAAGTCGATGGCAACGTGCTGATCGTCACGATCAACCGGCCCGACGCCAAGAACGCCATGAACAAGGCCGCGGCCGAAGGCATTGCTGCTGCCATGGACCGGCTCGATGCCGAAGCCGACCTGCGCTGCGCGATCCTGACCGGGGCCGGGGGCACGTTCTGTTCGGGCATGGACCTGAAAGGCTTCCTGCGCGGCGAATCGCCTTCGATTCCGGGGCGCGGCTTTGGCGGCCTGTCCGAATGGACGCCCAAGAAGCCGATCATTGCTGCGGTCGATGGCTATGCCTTGGCGGGTGGCATGGAACTGGCGCTGTCGTGCGACCTGATCGTGGCCAGCGCCGCGTCCAAGTTCGGCATTCCCGAAGCCAAGCGCGGCCTTGCCGCTGCCGCCGGTGGCCTTATCAAGCTGCCGCGCCAGATCCCGCCGCGCATCGCCATGGAACTGGCGCTGACGGGCGATTTCATCACGGCCCAGCGCGCCTATGAACTGGGCTTCATCAACCAGATCACCGAAGGCCCTTCGATTGACGGGGCAAAGGCGCTGGCCGCGCGCATTGCCGAAAACGGCCCGCTCGCGCTGATCGCTTCCAAGGGCATCGTGCGTGATTCGCATGAATGGACCGAGGCCGAGATGTGGAAGAAGCAGGGCGCCTATATTGCACCGGTGTTCTCCTCCAGCGATGCCCGTGAAGGGGCCGCTGCCTTTGCTGAAAAGCGCAAGCCGAACTGGCAGGGCAAATAA
- a CDS encoding SapC family protein → MASAPQANLPMFYNDLMPLNSRDHATWKAKNADTAPWLIGQHAIPLTAEEFPQAARHYPIIFASGDNPVPLALMGLNEGVNVFVDEDGKVTQPIYIPAYVRRYPFLLAKLNPNSEELSLCFDPSSGLLGDSVEGADLFTDSQPSEATKSALAFCEQFEQAGQRTQAFIDELKKHDLLMEGEVAIQQQGNDQPFIYRGFQMVNQDKLRDIRGDVLRGWAQSGLLPLLYAHLFSLELISQVFGAQVQLGKGPLPAVAVPA, encoded by the coding sequence ATGGCCAGCGCGCCGCAAGCCAACCTGCCGATGTTCTACAATGACCTGATGCCGCTCAACAGCCGGGACCACGCAACGTGGAAGGCCAAGAACGCGGACACGGCACCCTGGCTGATCGGCCAGCACGCCATCCCGCTGACGGCAGAGGAATTCCCGCAGGCAGCAAGGCATTATCCGATCATCTTTGCATCGGGCGACAATCCTGTGCCACTGGCGCTGATGGGCCTGAACGAAGGCGTGAACGTCTTTGTCGACGAAGACGGCAAGGTCACGCAGCCGATCTACATTCCGGCTTATGTTCGCCGCTATCCCTTCCTGCTCGCCAAGCTGAACCCCAACAGCGAAGAACTTTCGCTGTGCTTTGACCCGTCTTCGGGTCTGCTGGGTGATTCGGTTGAAGGCGCAGACCTGTTTACCGACAGCCAGCCTTCGGAAGCCACCAAGTCCGCGCTGGCATTCTGCGAACAGTTTGAACAGGCAGGCCAGCGCACCCAGGCCTTCATCGACGAGCTGAAGAAGCACGATCTGCTGATGGAAGGCGAAGTGGCCATCCAGCAGCAGGGCAACGACCAGCCCTTCATCTATCGCGGCTTCCAGATGGTCAATCAGGACAAGCTGCGCGACATCCGTGGCGATGTGCTGCGTGGCTGGGCGCAAAGCGGGCTGCTGCCGCTGCTTTATGCACATCTGTTCTCGCTGGAGCTTATCAGCCAAGTGTTTGGCGCTCAGGTTCAGCTTGGCAAGGGGCCGCTTCCGGCTGTTGCTGTTCCGGCCTGA